The following coding sequences are from one Streptomyces sp. NBC_01232 window:
- the eccCa gene encoding type VII secretion protein EccCa produces the protein MSQIVVKRPPRSLPPEVPAEELRLEAPPELPRGQQEGMLMQLLPMLGMGSSVVFFFMPGAAPFMRIMGVLMLVSTVAMVVAQLVRHRRGTQGQMADVRRDYLKYLAQTRRQVRRTARAQRDAQLYLHPAPEQLWSVVAEGSRLWERRVGDQDFGQARLGLGVQRLATPLVAPETAPVDELEPLTAGAMQRFLKVHSSLDGLPVALSIRAFYHVTVSGEPDSARSTARAMVAQLATLHSPEDLVVAVVAAPGAVPSWDWTKWLPHTQVPGQVDGAGTKRLFGDDLAELEGLLANRLEGRPRFSREVSPVLDQPHLVVVLDGGMVPPDSVFAAAEGLQGVTIVEVVAGELDEPRGGLSVVVRPGRLRLESGAGVAYEGVPDALSLPAAEALARQLAPMRTGGGDDDEPLLANLDFTDLLNLGDAAAVDVARTWRPRSAGERLRVPIGVGEDGAPVMLDLKEAAQEGMGPHGLCVGATGSGKSELLRTLVLGLAVTHTSETLNFVLADFKGGATFTGMGQMPHVAAVITNLADDLTLVDRMGDSIRGELQRRQELLRSAGNYANIHDYEKARAAGAPLEPLASLVLVIDEFSELLTAKPDFIDMFIQIGRIGRSLGVHLLLASQRLEEGKLRGLDTYLSYRIGLRTFSAAESRTAIGVPDAYHLPSVPGSGYLKFGTDEMTRFKAAYVSGTYRSGGPDLSVGQFPVERRPALFTAAAVPVVYAAPDPAYLAEQSARGDDALADTVLDVIVSRLEGQGVPAHQVWLPPLDQAPPLDQLLPALAPSAERGLHADGYTRPGGLVVPLGLIDKPFEQRREVLYRDFSGAAGHLMVVGGPQSGKSTLMRTLISSFALTHTPREVQFYGLDFGGGSLSSVAELPHVGGIASRLDPERVRRTVAEVGGILNRREEFFRSNNIDSIGTYRRRRAAGDLPGEPWGDVFLIVDGWGNFRGEYDGLEQIVTDIASRGLGYGIHVVITAARYMEVRAALKDQMLSRLELRLGDTMDSEFDRKVAANVPTGMPGRGQVPERLHFLGALPRIDGSHEAGDLSEATAAFVESVKQNWTGPAAPGVRLLPRLLRSDQLPKGGEYPGRGIAIGIDETDLEPVFIDFESDPFLLVFGESESGKTNLLRLIAKQIAERYTPDQARLVVGDYRRGLLGALPEEHLLEYAPMVSSLQMHMEALGGVFSRRQPPDDVTPQQLRDRSWWTGPDVFIIIDDYDLVSTSQGNPLGPLVEYLPFARDTGVRFIIARNSAGASRSLYEPFMQRFKELGAQGIVLSGDPSEGDLVGNVRPRPMPPGRAYFASRKRGTSLVQLGRMPGGM, from the coding sequence GTGAGCCAGATCGTCGTCAAACGCCCGCCGCGGTCCCTGCCGCCGGAGGTTCCGGCGGAGGAGCTGCGACTGGAGGCTCCGCCCGAACTTCCGCGCGGGCAGCAGGAGGGCATGCTGATGCAGCTCCTGCCGATGCTCGGCATGGGTTCCTCCGTCGTCTTCTTCTTCATGCCGGGCGCGGCTCCGTTCATGCGCATCATGGGTGTGCTGATGCTGGTGTCGACGGTGGCCATGGTGGTCGCGCAGCTGGTGCGCCACCGGCGTGGTACGCAGGGGCAAATGGCCGATGTGCGCCGGGACTACCTCAAGTACCTCGCGCAGACGCGTCGCCAGGTACGCAGGACCGCGCGGGCGCAGCGGGACGCGCAGCTGTATCTGCACCCGGCCCCGGAGCAGTTGTGGTCGGTGGTGGCGGAGGGTTCGCGGCTGTGGGAGCGGCGGGTCGGCGACCAGGACTTCGGGCAGGCGCGGCTGGGGCTGGGCGTGCAGCGCCTGGCGACGCCGCTGGTGGCGCCGGAGACCGCGCCGGTGGACGAGCTGGAGCCGCTGACCGCGGGCGCGATGCAGCGGTTCCTGAAGGTGCACTCCTCGCTGGACGGGCTGCCGGTGGCGCTGTCGATCCGGGCGTTCTACCACGTCACGGTGTCCGGGGAGCCGGATTCGGCGCGCAGTACCGCCCGGGCGATGGTGGCGCAGCTGGCGACGCTGCACTCCCCCGAGGACCTGGTGGTGGCCGTGGTGGCCGCGCCGGGTGCGGTGCCCTCGTGGGACTGGACGAAGTGGCTGCCGCACACGCAGGTCCCGGGTCAGGTCGACGGGGCGGGTACGAAGCGCCTGTTCGGCGATGACCTCGCCGAGCTGGAGGGGCTGCTGGCGAACCGGCTGGAGGGGCGGCCGCGGTTCAGCCGGGAGGTGTCCCCGGTGCTGGACCAGCCTCACCTGGTGGTCGTGCTGGACGGTGGCATGGTGCCGCCGGACTCGGTGTTCGCGGCCGCCGAGGGTTTGCAGGGCGTCACGATCGTGGAGGTGGTCGCGGGCGAGCTGGACGAGCCGCGCGGCGGGCTGTCGGTCGTGGTGCGGCCGGGCCGGCTGCGTCTGGAATCGGGCGCGGGCGTCGCGTACGAGGGCGTCCCGGACGCGTTGTCGCTGCCCGCGGCGGAGGCGCTGGCCCGGCAGTTGGCGCCGATGCGCACCGGCGGCGGGGACGACGACGAGCCGCTGCTGGCCAATCTGGACTTCACCGACCTGCTGAACCTGGGCGACGCCGCCGCGGTGGACGTCGCGCGGACCTGGCGGCCGAGGTCGGCCGGTGAGCGGCTGCGCGTGCCGATCGGTGTGGGCGAGGACGGCGCGCCGGTCATGCTGGACCTGAAGGAGGCCGCGCAGGAGGGCATGGGCCCGCACGGTCTGTGCGTGGGTGCGACCGGTTCCGGCAAGTCGGAGCTGCTGCGCACGCTGGTGCTGGGGCTGGCGGTGACGCACACCTCGGAGACCCTGAACTTCGTACTCGCCGACTTCAAGGGCGGTGCGACCTTCACGGGCATGGGGCAGATGCCGCACGTCGCGGCGGTCATCACCAACCTGGCGGACGACCTCACGCTCGTGGACCGCATGGGCGACTCGATCCGCGGTGAGCTGCAGCGCCGTCAGGAGCTGCTGCGTTCGGCCGGCAACTACGCGAACATCCACGACTACGAGAAGGCCCGCGCGGCCGGTGCCCCGCTGGAGCCGCTGGCCTCGCTGGTGCTGGTCATCGACGAGTTCAGCGAGCTGCTGACGGCGAAGCCCGACTTCATCGACATGTTCATCCAGATCGGCCGCATCGGCCGATCGCTGGGTGTGCACCTGCTGCTGGCCTCGCAGCGCCTGGAGGAGGGCAAGCTGCGCGGGCTGGACACGTACCTGTCGTACCGGATCGGTCTGCGGACCTTCTCGGCGGCGGAGTCGCGTACCGCGATCGGTGTGCCGGACGCCTACCACCTGCCGTCGGTGCCCGGTTCGGGCTATCTGAAGTTCGGCACGGACGAGATGACCCGCTTCAAGGCGGCGTACGTCTCGGGCACCTACCGCTCGGGCGGGCCGGACCTGTCGGTGGGACAGTTCCCGGTGGAGCGGCGGCCCGCGCTGTTCACGGCGGCCGCGGTGCCGGTGGTGTACGCGGCTCCGGACCCGGCGTACCTGGCGGAGCAGTCGGCGCGCGGGGACGATGCGCTCGCGGACACGGTGCTGGACGTGATCGTGAGCCGGCTGGAGGGTCAGGGGGTGCCGGCGCACCAGGTGTGGCTGCCGCCGCTGGACCAGGCTCCGCCGCTGGACCAGCTGCTGCCGGCGCTGGCGCCGAGCGCGGAGCGCGGTCTGCACGCGGACGGGTACACGCGGCCCGGCGGGCTCGTCGTGCCGCTCGGCCTCATCGACAAGCCGTTCGAGCAGCGGCGCGAGGTGCTGTACCGGGACTTCTCGGGTGCGGCGGGCCACCTGATGGTGGTCGGCGGGCCCCAGTCGGGCAAGTCGACGCTGATGCGGACGCTGATCTCCTCGTTCGCCCTCACGCACACCCCGCGCGAGGTGCAGTTCTACGGGCTGGACTTCGGTGGCGGCAGTCTGTCGTCGGTCGCCGAGCTGCCGCACGTGGGCGGGATCGCCTCGCGCCTGGACCCGGAACGGGTCCGGCGCACGGTCGCGGAGGTGGGGGGCATCCTCAACCGCCGCGAGGAGTTCTTCCGCTCGAACAACATCGACTCGATCGGTACCTACCGGCGCCGGCGGGCGGCCGGTGACCTGCCGGGCGAGCCGTGGGGCGACGTGTTCCTGATCGTCGACGGCTGGGGCAACTTCCGGGGCGAGTACGACGGCCTGGAGCAGATCGTCACGGACATCGCCTCCCGCGGTCTGGGCTACGGCATCCACGTGGTGATCACCGCGGCCCGCTACATGGAGGTGCGGGCCGCGCTCAAGGACCAGATGCTCAGCCGGCTGGAGCTGCGGCTCGGCGACACCATGGACTCCGAGTTCGACCGCAAGGTCGCGGCGAACGTCCCCACGGGGATGCCGGGACGCGGCCAGGTGCCGGAGAGGCTGCACTTCCTGGGCGCGCTGCCGCGGATCGACGGCTCGCACGAGGCGGGCGACCTGTCCGAGGCCACGGCGGCCTTCGTGGAGTCCGTGAAGCAGAACTGGACGGGGCCGGCGGCTCCCGGCGTACGGCTGCTGCCGCGGCTGCTGCGCTCCGACCAGCTGCCCAAGGGCGGGGAGTACCCGGGCCGCGGGATCGCGATCGGCATCGACGAGACCGATCTGGAGCCGGTGTTCATCGACTTCGAGTCCGACCCCTTCCTCCTCGTCTTCGGCGAGAGCGAATCGGGCAAGACGAACCTGCTGCGGCTCATCGCCAAGCAGATCGCGGAGCGCTACACACCGGACCAGGCGCGCCTGGTGGTGGGCGACTACCGGCGCGGCCTGCTCGGGGCGCTGCCGGAGGAGCACCTGCTGGAGTACGCGCCGATGGTGAGTTCCCTGCAGATGCACATGGAGGCACTGGGCGGGGTGTTCTCGCGGCGCCAGCCGCCGGACGACGTCACGCCGCAGCAGCTGCGGGACCGCAGCTGGTGGACGGGCCCGGACGTGTTCATCATCATCGACGACTACGACCTGGTGTCGACCAGCCAGGGCAATCCGCTGGGGCCGCTGGTGGAGTACCTGCCCTTCGCCCGGGACACGGGTGTCCGCTTCATCATCGCGCGCAACTCTGCGGGTGCCTCGCGCTCGCTGTACGAGCCGTTCATGCAGCGGTTCAAGGAGCTCGGCGCTCAGGGCATCGTGCTGTCCGGCGACCCCTCCGAGGGCGATCTGGTCGGCAACGTGCGGCCGCGCCCGATGCCTCCGGGCCGGGCCTACTTCGCCTCCCGCAAGCGCGGTACGTCGCTGGTCCAGCTCGGCCGGATGCCGGGCGGCATGTGA
- the eccD gene encoding type VII secretion integral membrane protein EccD: MSTAGTTGFCRVTVVAPDSRIDVALPEDIAVADVYPELLRLTGQTQPVGAPTGFHLVRRSGTVLDGARTLAGQQVLDGEVLSLRPFAESLPPAVFDDVSDAVASAVVRDRHRWSDDMLRGAGLAGAALLLVMLGFVLWYADPLRHDMHGLPGVIAGAVGVLLTAVAGVRARVYRDRLSAVALGLGALPHLMIAGSGIVGPALGHGPGRLQFLLGCVCALIASVALVALTPSGDAPFVAATFVAATGTIATFVAIAAEASATYTAAVCAPVAIGLVAFLPGLSARFARLPIGYAAPQSATDEYVDYAGTPDRYETEPYGEHSGSDHNDPAAAPLDAEAIAAQARRGHEMLLGLVGGCAAVTVAAAAVLGFSDNTWARLLALTAGLAMLLRARLFRYTSQVVCALAAGLAAIALLILGLSLHPPTGLLEALLLENDRSGLDLRTIWLTAAVAAGAALLAGIALVIPRKGLSPFWGRLLDLTEAAVLLGLVPLTLAVLDVYARARALTS; encoded by the coding sequence GTGAGTACGGCCGGCACGACGGGTTTCTGCAGGGTCACCGTCGTGGCCCCCGACAGCCGCATCGACGTCGCCCTCCCCGAGGACATCGCCGTCGCCGACGTCTACCCCGAGCTGCTGCGCCTCACCGGCCAGACCCAGCCCGTCGGCGCCCCGACCGGCTTCCACCTCGTACGACGCTCCGGCACCGTCCTCGACGGCGCCCGCACCCTCGCCGGCCAGCAGGTCCTCGACGGTGAGGTGCTGAGCCTGCGCCCCTTCGCCGAGTCCCTCCCGCCCGCCGTGTTCGACGACGTCTCCGACGCCGTGGCCTCCGCCGTCGTCCGCGACCGGCACCGCTGGAGCGACGACATGCTGCGCGGCGCGGGCCTGGCCGGCGCCGCGCTGCTGCTCGTCATGCTCGGCTTCGTCCTCTGGTACGCCGACCCGCTGCGCCACGACATGCACGGTCTGCCCGGTGTCATCGCGGGCGCCGTCGGCGTCCTGCTCACCGCCGTCGCCGGGGTGCGCGCCCGTGTCTACCGCGACCGCCTCTCCGCCGTCGCGCTCGGCCTCGGCGCCCTCCCGCACCTGATGATCGCCGGCTCCGGGATCGTCGGACCGGCCCTCGGTCACGGCCCCGGCCGCCTCCAGTTCCTGCTCGGCTGCGTCTGCGCCCTGATCGCCTCCGTCGCCCTGGTCGCGCTCACTCCCAGCGGTGACGCCCCCTTCGTCGCGGCCACCTTCGTCGCCGCCACCGGAACGATCGCCACCTTCGTGGCCATCGCCGCCGAGGCCTCCGCCACCTACACCGCCGCCGTCTGCGCCCCCGTGGCCATCGGCCTCGTCGCCTTCCTCCCCGGCCTCTCCGCCCGCTTCGCCCGCCTGCCCATCGGCTACGCCGCCCCGCAGAGCGCCACGGACGAGTACGTCGACTACGCAGGGACCCCCGACCGGTACGAGACCGAGCCCTACGGAGAGCACTCCGGCTCCGACCACAACGATCCGGCAGCCGCCCCGCTCGACGCCGAGGCCATCGCCGCCCAGGCCCGCCGCGGCCACGAGATGCTCCTCGGCCTGGTCGGCGGCTGCGCCGCGGTCACCGTCGCAGCCGCCGCCGTCCTCGGTTTCTCCGACAACACCTGGGCCCGCCTGCTGGCGCTGACCGCCGGCCTCGCCATGCTGCTGCGCGCCCGCCTCTTCCGGTACACCTCCCAGGTGGTCTGCGCCCTGGCCGCGGGCCTCGCGGCCATCGCGCTGCTGATCCTGGGCCTGTCCCTGCACCCGCCGACCGGCCTGCTCGAGGCCCTCCTCCTGGAGAACGACCGCAGCGGCCTGGACCTCCGTACGATCTGGCTGACGGCCGCCGTCGCGGCCGGCGCGGCCCTCCTCGCGGGAATTGCGCTTGTCATCCCCCGCAAGGGCCTGTCACCCTTCTGGGGAAGGCTGCTCGACCTCACCGAGGCGGCGGTCCTGCTCGGCCTGGTGCCGCTCACCCTGGCCGTTCTGGACGTATACGCCCGCGCCAGGGCTCTCACCAGCTGA
- the rpsO gene encoding 30S ribosomal protein S15: MPLDAATKKQIITEFGAKEGDTGSPEVQVAMLSRRISDLTEHLKTHKHDHHSRRGLLILVGQRRRLLQYLAKKDIQRFRTLVERLGIRRGAAGAK; encoded by the coding sequence GTGCCGCTCGACGCCGCTACGAAGAAGCAGATCATCACCGAGTTCGGTGCCAAGGAGGGCGACACCGGCTCCCCCGAGGTCCAGGTTGCGATGCTCTCCCGCCGCATCTCGGACCTGACCGAGCACCTCAAGACGCACAAGCACGACCACCACTCCCGTCGTGGTCTGCTGATCCTGGTCGGCCAGCGTCGCCGCCTGCTGCAGTACCTGGCCAAGAAGGACATCCAGCGCTTCCGTACGCTGGTCGAGCGCCTCGGCATCCGCCGCGGTGCGGCCGGCGCCAAGTAA
- a CDS encoding polyribonucleotide nucleotidyltransferase encodes MENETHYAEAVIDNGSFGTRTIRFETGRLARQAAGSAVAYLDDDTMVLSATTASKKPKDQLDFFPLTVDVEERQYAAGKIPGSFFRREGRPSEDAILTCRLIDRPLRPSFKKGLRNEIQVVATIMALNPDHLYDVVAINAASASTQLAGLPFSGPIGGVRVALIRGQWVAFPTHTELEDAVFDMVVAGRVLEDGDVAIMMVEAEATEKTIALVKGGAEAPTEEVVAAGLDAAKPFIKVLCKAQSDLAAKAAKPEGEFPVFLDYQDDVYEALAAAVKGELSQALTIAGKQDREAELDRVKEIAAEKLLPAFEGREKEISAAYRSLTKALVRERVIKDKVRIDGRGITDIRTLAAEVEAIPRVHGSALFERGETQILGVTTLNMLRMEQQLDTLSPVTRKRYMHNYNFPPYSVGETGRVGSPKRREIGHGALAERAIVPVLPTREEFPYAIRQVSEALGSNGSTSMGSVCASTMSLLNAGVPLKAPVAGIAMGLISQEIDGKTHYVALTDILGAEDAFGDMDFKVAGTKEFVTALQLDTKLDGIPASVLAAALKQARDARLHILDVMMEAIDTPDAMSPFAPRIITVKIPVDKIGEVIGPKGKMINQIQEDTGAEITIEDDGTIYIGASDGPAAEAARATINSIANPTMPEVGERYLGTVVKTTTFGAFVSLMPGKDGLLHISQIRKLAGGKRVENVEDVLAVGTKVQVEIAEIDQRGKLSLVPVIDGETAGDDADKDDSDK; translated from the coding sequence GTGGAGAACGAGACCCACTACGCCGAGGCCGTCATTGACAACGGTTCCTTCGGCACCCGCACCATCCGCTTCGAGACGGGCCGTCTGGCCCGCCAGGCCGCCGGCTCCGCCGTTGCCTACCTGGACGACGACACGATGGTGCTGTCCGCCACCACCGCGTCGAAGAAGCCCAAGGACCAGCTCGACTTCTTCCCCCTGACGGTGGACGTCGAGGAGCGGCAGTACGCGGCCGGCAAGATCCCCGGCTCCTTCTTCCGCCGTGAGGGCCGCCCCTCCGAGGACGCGATCCTCACCTGCCGCCTGATCGACCGCCCGCTGCGCCCGTCCTTCAAGAAGGGCCTGCGCAACGAGATCCAGGTCGTCGCCACGATCATGGCGCTCAACCCCGACCACCTGTACGACGTCGTGGCGATCAACGCCGCCTCCGCGTCCACGCAGCTGGCCGGTCTGCCCTTCTCCGGCCCGATCGGCGGCGTCCGCGTCGCGCTGATCCGCGGCCAGTGGGTCGCGTTCCCGACGCACACCGAGCTCGAGGACGCCGTCTTCGACATGGTCGTCGCGGGTCGCGTCCTGGAGGACGGCGACGTCGCGATCATGATGGTCGAGGCCGAGGCCACCGAGAAGACCATCGCCCTCGTCAAGGGCGGCGCCGAGGCGCCGACCGAGGAGGTCGTGGCCGCCGGTCTCGACGCCGCGAAGCCCTTCATCAAGGTCCTCTGCAAGGCCCAGTCGGACCTGGCCGCCAAGGCCGCCAAGCCCGAGGGCGAGTTCCCGGTCTTCCTGGACTACCAGGACGACGTGTACGAGGCCCTCGCGGCCGCCGTCAAGGGCGAGCTCTCCCAGGCGCTGACCATCGCGGGCAAGCAGGACCGCGAGGCCGAGCTGGACCGCGTCAAGGAGATCGCCGCCGAGAAGCTCCTCCCGGCCTTCGAAGGCCGCGAGAAGGAGATCTCCGCCGCCTACCGCAGCCTGACCAAGGCCCTGGTGCGCGAGCGCGTCATCAAGGACAAGGTCCGCATCGACGGCCGCGGGATCACGGACATCCGTACCCTCGCCGCCGAGGTCGAGGCCATCCCGCGCGTGCACGGCTCGGCGCTGTTCGAGCGTGGCGAGACCCAGATCCTGGGCGTCACCACCCTCAACATGCTCCGCATGGAGCAGCAGCTGGACACCCTCTCCCCGGTGACCCGCAAGCGCTACATGCACAACTACAACTTCCCGCCGTACTCGGTCGGCGAGACCGGCCGCGTCGGTTCGCCGAAGCGCCGCGAGATCGGCCACGGCGCGCTCGCCGAGCGCGCGATCGTGCCGGTCCTCCCGACCCGCGAGGAGTTCCCCTACGCGATCCGTCAGGTGTCCGAGGCCCTCGGCTCCAACGGTTCGACGTCCATGGGCTCGGTCTGCGCCTCCACCATGTCGCTGCTGAACGCCGGTGTGCCCCTCAAGGCCCCCGTCGCCGGTATCGCCATGGGCCTGATCTCCCAGGAGATCGACGGCAAGACGCACTACGTCGCCCTCACCGACATCCTCGGTGCGGAGGACGCCTTCGGCGACATGGACTTCAAGGTCGCCGGCACCAAGGAGTTCGTCACCGCCCTCCAGCTGGACACCAAGCTGGACGGCATCCCGGCCTCCGTCCTGGCCGCGGCCCTCAAGCAGGCCCGCGACGCCCGCCTCCACATCCTCGACGTGATGATGGAAGCGATCGACACGCCGGACGCCATGTCCCCCTTCGCCCCGCGGATCATCACCGTCAAGATCCCGGTGGACAAGATCGGTGAGGTCATCGGGCCCAAGGGCAAGATGATCAACCAGATCCAGGAGGACACCGGCGCCGAGATCACGATCGAGGACGACGGCACCATCTACATCGGTGCCTCCGACGGTCCGGCCGCCGAGGCCGCCCGTGCCACGATCAACTCGATCGCCAACCCGACCATGCCCGAGGTCGGCGAGCGCTACCTGGGTACGGTCGTCAAGACCACCACCTTCGGTGCCTTCGTCTCCCTCATGCCCGGCAAGGACGGCCTGCTGCACATCTCGCAGATCCGCAAGCTCGCCGGTGGCAAGCGCGTGGAGAACGTCGAGGACGTGCTCGCAGTCGGTACCAAGGTCCAGGTCGAGATCGCCGAGATCGACCAGCGCGGCAAGCTCTCGCTGGTCCCCGTGATCGACGGCGAGACCGCCGGTGACGACGCTGACAAGGACGACTCCGACAAGTGA
- a CDS encoding M16 family metallopeptidase has protein sequence MMSRSSRVTARPSSEGRAVARTQTLLKGSNGIGTVRRTVLPGGLRIVTETLPSVRSATFGIWAHVGSRDETPTLNGATHYLEHLLFKGTHKRSALDISSAIDAVGGEMNAFTAKEYTCYYARVLDTDLPLAIDVVCDMLTGSLIREEDVDAERGVILEEIAMTEDDPGDVVHDLFAETMYGDTPLGRPVLGTVDTINALGAERIRRFYKKHYDPTHLVVAAAGNVDHNKVVRQVRAAFEKAGALTRTDAEPIGPRTGTKRIRTSGRVELVNRKTEQAHVVLGMPGLARTDERRWALGVLNTALGGGMSSRLFQEVREKRGLAYSVYSYTSGFADTGLFGVYAGCRPNQVHDVLRICRDELDKVATDGLADDEIKRAIGQLSGSTVLGLEDTGAIMNRIGKSELCWGDQMSVDDMLARIAAVTPDDVRSVAQDVLAQRPSLAVIGPLKEKQAARLDEAVA, from the coding sequence GTGATGTCGCGTAGTTCCCGTGTGACGGCCCGCCCCTCTTCGGAGGGGCGGGCCGTCGCCCGTACCCAAACCCTCCTCAAGGGCAGCAACGGCATCGGCACCGTCCGGCGCACGGTCCTGCCCGGCGGGCTGCGCATCGTCACCGAGACGCTGCCCTCCGTCCGCTCCGCCACCTTCGGCATCTGGGCGCACGTCGGCTCCCGTGACGAGACGCCCACGCTGAACGGCGCCACGCACTACCTGGAGCACCTCCTCTTCAAGGGCACCCACAAGCGCAGTGCCCTCGACATCTCCTCCGCGATCGACGCGGTCGGCGGAGAGATGAACGCCTTCACGGCGAAGGAGTACACCTGCTACTACGCCCGGGTGCTCGACACCGACCTGCCGCTGGCCATCGACGTGGTCTGCGACATGCTCACCGGCTCGCTGATCCGCGAGGAGGACGTCGACGCCGAGCGCGGGGTCATCCTCGAAGAGATCGCGATGACCGAGGACGACCCGGGCGACGTCGTGCACGACCTGTTCGCGGAGACCATGTACGGGGACACCCCGCTGGGGCGCCCGGTCCTCGGCACCGTCGATACGATCAACGCGCTGGGCGCCGAGCGGATCCGCCGCTTCTACAAGAAGCACTACGACCCGACGCACCTGGTCGTGGCCGCCGCCGGCAACGTCGACCACAACAAGGTCGTCCGCCAGGTCCGCGCCGCCTTCGAGAAGGCCGGTGCGCTGACCCGCACCGACGCCGAACCGATCGGCCCGCGCACCGGCACCAAGCGCATCCGCACCTCCGGCCGCGTCGAGCTCGTGAACCGCAAGACCGAGCAGGCCCACGTGGTCCTCGGCATGCCGGGCCTCGCCCGTACCGACGAACGCCGCTGGGCGCTCGGCGTACTGAACACCGCCCTCGGCGGCGGCATGTCCTCGCGCCTCTTCCAGGAGGTCCGGGAGAAGCGCGGCCTCGCCTACAGCGTGTACTCGTACACCTCGGGCTTCGCAGACACCGGCCTGTTCGGCGTGTACGCGGGCTGCCGCCCCAACCAGGTGCACGACGTGCTCCGGATCTGCCGCGACGAGCTCGACAAGGTCGCGACCGACGGACTGGCCGACGACGAGATCAAGCGGGCCATCGGCCAGCTCTCCGGGTCCACCGTCCTCGGCCTGGAGGACACCGGCGCGATCATGAACCGCATCGGCAAGAGCGAGCTGTGCTGGGGCGACCAGATGTCGGTCGACGACATGCTGGCCCGGATCGCGGCCGTGACCCCGGACGACGTCCGCTCGGTCGCACAGGATGTACTCGCCCAGCGGCCCTCGCTCGCGGTGATCGGCCCGCTGAAGGAGAAGCAGGCCGCCCGTCTCGACGAAGCGGTCGCCTAG
- the dapB gene encoding 4-hydroxy-tetrahydrodipicolinate reductase, which translates to MSKLRVAVLGAKGRIGAEAVKAVEAAEDMELVAALGRDDKLETLAEAGAQVAVELTTPASVMGNLDFLIRHGIHGVVGTTGWTEDRLAQLNTWLAGSPQTGVLIAPNFSIGAVLTMKFAARAARYFESVEVVELHHPNKVDAPSGTATRTAQLIAAARAEAGLGAQPDATATALDGARGADVDGVPVHAIRLRGLLAHQEVLLGGEGETLTIRHDSLHHSSFMPGILLGARRVTQTPGLTFGLEHFLDLG; encoded by the coding sequence ATGAGCAAGCTGCGCGTGGCAGTCCTCGGAGCCAAGGGCCGGATCGGCGCCGAGGCGGTCAAGGCGGTCGAGGCCGCCGAGGACATGGAACTGGTCGCGGCGCTCGGCCGCGACGACAAGCTGGAGACGCTGGCCGAGGCCGGCGCCCAGGTCGCGGTCGAGCTGACCACCCCGGCGTCGGTGATGGGGAACCTGGACTTCCTCATCCGCCACGGCATCCACGGAGTGGTCGGTACCACCGGCTGGACCGAGGACCGCCTCGCCCAGCTGAACACCTGGCTCGCCGGCTCGCCGCAGACCGGTGTGCTCATCGCCCCGAACTTCTCCATCGGTGCCGTCCTCACCATGAAGTTCGCCGCCCGGGCAGCCCGCTACTTCGAGTCCGTCGAGGTCGTCGAGCTGCACCACCCGAACAAGGTCGACGCCCCCTCCGGCACGGCGACCCGTACGGCGCAGCTCATCGCGGCCGCCCGCGCCGAGGCCGGCCTCGGCGCCCAGCCCGACGCCACCGCCACCGCCCTCGACGGCGCGCGCGGCGCGGACGTCGACGGCGTCCCGGTGCACGCCATCCGCCTGCGCGGCCTGCTGGCCCACCAGGAGGTGCTCCTCGGCGGCGAGGGCGAGACCCTGACCATCCGTCACGATTCCCTGCACCACAGCAGCTTCATGCCGGGCATTCTGCTCGGTGCGCGCCGAGTGACGCAGACCCCGGGCCTCACCTTCGGCCTGGAACACTTCCTCGACCTGGGCTGA
- the thyX gene encoding FAD-dependent thymidylate synthase translates to MSETAASDLKPSFRSDVTVELVKHSAADSDVLWAARVSTAGEQSLEELQKDPERSKGLINYLMRDRHGSPFEHNSMTFFISAPIFVFREFMRHRVGWSYNEESGRYRELEPVFYVPDAERKLVQEGRPGKYVFVEGTRAQQELTGRVMEDSYVRAYEAYQEMLAAGVAREVARSVLPVGLFSSMYATCNARSLMHFLGLRTQHELAAVPSFPQREIEMVGEKMEQHWAKLMPLTYAAYNGNGRVAP, encoded by the coding sequence GTGAGCGAAACCGCCGCTTCAGATCTGAAACCCAGCTTCCGCAGTGACGTGACGGTGGAGCTGGTGAAGCACTCCGCCGCCGACTCCGACGTGCTGTGGGCCGCTCGCGTCTCCACGGCCGGCGAGCAGTCCCTGGAGGAGCTGCAGAAGGACCCGGAGCGTTCCAAGGGCCTCATCAACTACCTGATGCGCGACCGCCACGGCAGCCCGTTCGAGCACAACTCCATGACCTTCTTCATCAGTGCCCCGATCTTCGTCTTCCGCGAGTTCATGCGTCACCGCGTGGGCTGGTCGTACAACGAGGAATCGGGCCGCTACAGGGAGCTCGAGCCGGTCTTCTACGTCCCGGACGCCGAGCGCAAGCTGGTCCAGGAGGGCCGCCCGGGCAAGTACGTCTTCGTCGAGGGCACCCGGGCGCAGCAGGAGCTGACCGGTCGCGTCATGGAGGACTCCTACGTGCGGGCCTACGAGGCCTACCAGGAGATGCTCGCGGCGGGCGTGGCCCGGGAGGTTGCCCGTTCGGTCCTGCCGGTCGGTCTTTTCTCCTCGATGTACGCCACCTGCAACGCGCGCTCGCTGATGCACTTCCTCGGTCTGCGCACGCAGCACGAGCTCGCAGCCGTTCCGTCCTTCCCGCAGCGGGAGATCGAGATGGTCGGCGAGAAGATGGAGCAGCACTGGGCGAAGCTCATGCCGCTGACGTACGCCGCCTACAACGGCAACGGTCGCGTTGCCCCGTAA